In a single window of the Acidobacteriota bacterium genome:
- a CDS encoding DUF3828 domain-containing protein — MLFRFSVPAVVFVVLFCASCGLIDLGRKDVSNTNTRSIASEGDVPETPAVAGGESQSSAAEALVADLYKQHDAKKSPFHQTSDRARVDKYFAKELADLIWKDALRPSDEGGSIDADPLYNAQDIDIKNFNIGTAKVTDDYAILPVTFTNFGQKQSLKFKMKRTGGNWKITDISYSPKDSLLTWLKANDSSTKTTTTAASGEFEGKYRVGETTCTVSPDRMAFQVKWAKGSGSEYFFYKDANTFESEPDKSGGRNEFRFDDENYNSGTFVRADGKVFSVSRAR; from the coding sequence ATGTTGTTTCGTTTTTCAGTTCCGGCTGTTGTTTTTGTGGTTCTTTTTTGCGCGTCCTGCGGTTTGATCGACCTGGGTAGAAAGGACGTTTCGAATACAAATACTCGCTCCATTGCATCCGAAGGTGACGTGCCCGAAACGCCCGCGGTCGCAGGTGGTGAATCGCAGTCGTCGGCTGCGGAAGCGCTCGTCGCGGACCTCTACAAACAGCACGATGCGAAAAAGAGCCCGTTCCATCAGACCTCTGATCGAGCGCGCGTCGATAAGTATTTTGCAAAGGAATTGGCAGATCTGATCTGGAAGGACGCGTTGCGGCCTAGCGACGAAGGTGGCAGCATTGACGCGGATCCGTTATACAACGCACAAGATATCGACATAAAGAATTTTAACATCGGCACGGCAAAAGTGACCGATGACTACGCGATACTCCCGGTCACGTTCACAAATTTCGGTCAGAAACAGTCGCTCAAATTCAAAATGAAACGCACCGGCGGTAATTGGAAGATCACAGATATTTCATATTCACCGAAAGACAGCCTTTTGACCTGGTTAAAAGCGAACGACAGTTCTACAAAAACTACGACAACAGCCGCAAGCGGCGAATTCGAAGGAAAATATAGGGTCGGCGAAACCACATGCACCGTCAGCCCCGATCGTATGGCATTTCAGGTCAAATGGGCGAAAGGCAGCGGCAGCGAATATTTCTTTTATAAGGACGCGAACACGTTCGAATCCGAGCCCGACAAGAGCGGTGGCCGCAACGAATTCCGCTTTGATGACGAGAATTACAATTCGGGAACTTTCGTCCGTGCAGACGGCAAGGTCTTTTCTGTTTCGCGGGCTCGTTAA
- a CDS encoding VTT domain-containing protein, whose translation MTRITIRELSSVQTARSFLFRGLVNSGAVQLFHSIRKHIAEFGRLTPLGVVSMLLPIVGSALLIGFIVPIGAWMRANWEAGIFVFLASVLFFCGLALLPTNVIGFVSGWAFNFQLGLVVLLVGIVGAAVISFFINKRITGEKLQEALQNHPRSRAVYRALLKDDRRKTMLIIFLVRVSVIMPFAFTNFVLAAGRVPLGSYIVGTTAGMLPRAAATTYVGAGMYDLDLANARDSSFFFAGLAATIVSVFVIGYISRRALDHVTRDHQTADIAET comes from the coding sequence ATGACGAGAATTACAATTCGGGAACTTTCGTCCGTGCAGACGGCAAGGTCTTTTCTGTTTCGCGGGCTCGTTAATAGCGGAGCGGTCCAGTTGTTTCATTCAATTCGAAAACACATAGCCGAATTCGGCCGGCTAACGCCGCTCGGCGTCGTTTCGATGCTGCTGCCGATCGTTGGAAGCGCATTGCTGATCGGCTTTATCGTGCCTATCGGCGCGTGGATGCGGGCGAATTGGGAAGCCGGAATATTCGTGTTCCTCGCATCCGTTCTGTTCTTTTGCGGCCTGGCACTCCTTCCGACGAACGTGATCGGTTTCGTCAGCGGCTGGGCTTTCAATTTTCAGCTCGGGCTTGTAGTTCTGTTAGTTGGCATCGTTGGTGCAGCGGTGATCTCGTTCTTTATAAACAAACGCATCACAGGCGAAAAGCTGCAGGAAGCTCTGCAGAACCATCCGCGCTCGCGTGCCGTCTATCGTGCATTGCTAAAGGATGACCGTCGAAAGACGATGCTCATCATTTTCCTGGTCAGAGTATCCGTGATAATGCCCTTTGCGTTCACGAATTTCGTATTGGCGGCGGGCCGCGTTCCGCTCGGTTCGTACATTGTAGGGACGACCGCCGGGATGCTGCCGCGAGCCGCTGCCACTACCTATGTCGGAGCCGGAATGTATGATCTCGATCTGGCGAATGCTAGAGATTCCTCTTTCTTTTTCGCGGGCCTCGCTGCGACCATAGTCTCTGTATTCGTGATCGGCTACATCAGCCGCCGGGCTCTGGATCATGTCACCCGCGATCATCAGACTGCCGATATCGCCGAAACATAA